In Bacteroidota bacterium, the genomic window ACATCTCTTGTTCCGCTACATCACTTTGCAGGTTTCGGACAGAAGAATGCATGTTTAATTCATAATACATCTGGGTTCTGAATTCAGAACTAATAACTTTCGCAAAACTGCCAGACGGGAACTTATTCACTGATTTCAAAATAGTATTCGGAGAAGGAATATAATTGAGGTGCAAATACATTTGAAGAGATGCTTCATCCATCTCTTTCTGAATTCCGTAAGCAATAATTGCTTTCATCTCCGAAGCAAAAATAAATTTGTCTTTGTCCAGAAAATAATAAAGCGGTTTTATGCCAAACCTGTCTCGTGCTAAAAACAAACTATCCTCTTCTATATCATGAACTGCAAAGGCAAATTCTCCGTCAAGTTTTTTCAGGCATTTTTCTTTTTCAAGAATAAAAAGGTTAAGCAAAACTTCCGTATCGCTTTCACTTTTGAACCTGATTCCTTTCGCAAGCAAATCTTTCTTCAGTTCGCGAAAGTTAAAAATCTCACCATTGAATACAACCGTGAACCTCCCGCTTGCGTCAGTCATGGGCTGTGAAGCATTATCACTGGTATCAATTATTTTCAACCTGCGATGACCCATCGCAATTTTATTGTGAAAAAAAGTTCCCTCTCCGTCAGGTCCTCGCTTACTCAAAGACGCAATAGCTGAATTTGTTTTTGAAAGAAACTTTTTACCTTCTTCTGAAAACGCGATTATACCAGCAATCCCACACATAATTCTTCAAAGTTAATTGATTTGGAAGATTGCAGTAATATTGCAGATATGAAACTTCATCAGAACATTGTTGATGCTATTCTTCGGTCGCTTCACGAAATATTTGAAGAGAACAAATATGCCGACAAGGTGATTGAACGTGTTCTGAAATCAAATCCAAAATGGGGCGGACGCGACAGAAGATTCATTGCTGAAACTACTTATGATATTGTAAGATGGTATCGCTTGTTGCACGAAATAACTCCTGAAAAAGAAAGGAAGTTAGAAAGTATTTTCGGCACCTACTGTGAATGGAAAGGTTTTTCTGATTCTGATTCTATAGAAGAAAAAATAAGATCCATCCAATCTATTCGTAAAACCAGAGAAAGCATTCCTGATTGGATGGATGAATTATGCATTGCCGAACTCGGAGAAGTGAAATGGGAAAAAGAAATTCACGCATTGAACGAACAGGCAAAAGTGGTTCTGCGAACGAACACGTTGAAGATATCAAGAGAAGAACTTCAGAAAAAATTATCCGCAGAGGAAATAGAAACTCATACGCCTGAAAACCCCTCTCCTGATGGGGGAGGATGGGAGGGGGCTTTGGTTCTCTCAAAAAGAAAAAACGTTTTCACATCACCATCATTCAAAGAAGGAATGTTTGAAGTGCAGGATGCGTCATCGCAATTAGTTGCGCCATTTCTCGATTTGAAAGATGGCATGCGCGTGATTGATGCCTGCGCAGGCGCGGGAGGAAAAACGCTTCACATTTCTGCCCTTATGCACAACAAAGGAAAAGTGATTGCGCTTGACACCGAGCAATGGAAATTAGACGAACTGAAAAAGCGGGCACGAAGAGCAGGTTGTTCAAATATTGAAACACGGATTATTGATTCCTCGAAAGCGATTAAGCGCATGGAAAATTCTGCTGACAGATTATTGCTGGATGTTCCCTGCTCTGGGCTCGGGGTTTTAAGAAGAAATCCTGATGCTAAATGGAAACTGAGCCTGGAATTTATTGAGAAAGTAAAAATTCTTCAACAGAAAATCCTGCATGATTATTCTCTGATGCTGAAGAAAGGCGGAATGATGGTTTATTCCACTTGCTCCATTCTTCCTTCTGAAAATGAAAAGCAGATAGAAAAATTTATTCTTGAACAAAACGGAGCATTTGAACTTGTTGAACAAAAAACCATTTTTCCCAGCGAAGGGTTTGACGGATTTTTTATAGCGAGAATAAAAAAGAAATGAAACTATTTTTCCTTTTACTGATGGCGTTGGCTTATGTGGTGGCGGGAGCTAATCATTTTGTTAACCCCATGATGTACAAAAAAATAATGCCCTCCTGGCTGCCCTGTCACTTTGCATTAATTTATATCAGCGGAGTTTGTGAAATTGTTTTTGGCTTGCTCCTGATTCCTGAATACACAAGGCACATGGGCGCCTGGCTCATCATTGCTTTATTGGTTGCTATCTTTCCGGCAAATATTCAGATGATGATTAACTTCTGGAATAAAAATAATCCATACTTATGGATTGCCATTGCGCGATTGCCGCTTCAAATTCTTTTAATCTGGTGGGCGTGGAGTTATACGAAATGACTAACTCATGTTACGCAGATGCTGGTTTGCAAAAAATGTTCAACCCGTTGGATATTATCCTACGGGTTTCAACAATCAATGCTCAATTTTCAATGTTCAAATTGCTACTCATAATCAAACATTGAGAATGGAACATTGAATACCTGCCTGCGCAGGCAGGTTGAATATTGAACATTTTGCGTAAGGTGAGTGACTAATGACTAATAATTATTTTCTTTACAGCACTCCCCTGCTCTGTTTTGATGTGTAGAAAATAAATTCCATTGGGCTGAGAAGAAAGGTTTACAGTTTCCTGTTTACGGTTTACCCCGTTGGAATTATTTCCTACGGGGTTTACTGTTGTTTGAAAAACAAGTTCTCCAAATACATTGTATATTTCTAAACCGTAAACTGCAGACTGTAAACCAGAAACCGTGAAAACTCCGCTGGATGGATTAGGAAAAACAGAAACAGATATTGGCTCTGCAATTTCATTTACTGCATTTGACACCGGACAAAGCCCAATCACCTGCACCGGAGCAGCGCTTTGGATGGTTGTTCCATCACCTAATTGACCTTGGGCGTTATATCCCCATGCCCATACCGTGCTGTCATTTTTCAACGCAACAGAATGACCTCCTCCTGCTGAAATGACGCTGATGCCTGTGAGAATATTTACCTGCTGAGGATAATTTTTATTAAGGGTTGTTGTGCTGTCGCCTAATTGACCTAATTGATTGAAACCCCAAGCCCAAACGGTGCCGTCATTTTTCAGAGCGAGAGAATGACCGGCTCCTACTGAAACAGCAATGACAGATGTGAGCCCAAGCACCTGAACAGGAGTATGCCTGTCTGTGTTTGTGCTATCGCCTAATTGTCCGAAAGAATTATATCCCCAAGCCCATGCTGTGCTGTCATTTTTGATGGCAAGGCAATGACCTCCTCCTGCTGAAATGGCGGTGATGCCGGTGAGTGAGCTTATTTGAACAGGAGTATGCCTGTCGGTAGTATCTCCAAGACCTAATTGACCTAAATAGTTCTGTCCCCAAGCCCATACCGTGCTGTCATTTTTCAAAGCAAGAGAATTTCCCCATCCCCCTGCAATGGCGGTGATTCCCGTAAGCAGATTCACCTGAACAGGAGTGAAACTGGTGTTGGTATCACCCACGCCTAACTGACCATGGTTGTTTCTTCCCCAAGCCCAAACAGTGCTGTCATTTTTTATGGCAAGCGTATGATATCCTCCTCCGGCAATAGTGGTGATGCCAGTGAGGAAACCAACATTTCCGAATCCGTGCACCTGCAGAGGAGTCCAACTGCGGATTGTATCACCATCTCCTAATTGTCCATGGTTGTTTCTTCCCCACGCCCAAACGGTGCCGTTATATTTCAGGGCAAGAGAGTGGCTGATTCCTTCCAATGGATTCCCGCCTGTGGCAAGCGCGGTGATGCCTGTGAGAAATCCCACATTTCCTACTCCGTGCACTTGTTGTGCAGTTGATTTATCAATAGTATCTCCAATACCTAATTGACCATCGTTGTTATAACCCCAAGACCTTACGGTGGAATCGTTGCAAATGGAAAGGGAATGTAATCCTCCGCCAGATATTTGGGCGGAACAAAAAGAAGCCCCACCCCAACCCTCCCCATTAGGGAGGGAGTAAAGAAAGAACATGATGAGAAAAATAATTCCTCCCCTAACGGGGGAGGTCAGGAGGGGGCTTTTAGTTTTTGATTGCATTATAAATTATTTCTGTATGACTAGTTTTTTTATTGCAGTTCCTTGCTCGGTTTTGAGTTGCCCAGAAGGGACGGAGACCCGCAGAAAATAAATGCCGCTTGGCATATCCAAATTAAGGTTTAAGGATTTGGGATTTAGGATTTTTTCTGAATAGACATTTTCTCCCAGTACATTGTAGATTTCA contains:
- a CDS encoding methyltransferase domain-containing protein, which encodes MKLHQNIVDAILRSLHEIFEENKYADKVIERVLKSNPKWGGRDRRFIAETTYDIVRWYRLLHEITPEKERKLESIFGTYCEWKGFSDSDSIEEKIRSIQSIRKTRESIPDWMDELCIAELGEVKWEKEIHALNEQAKVVLRTNTLKISREELQKKLSAEEIETHTPENPSPDGGGWEGALVLSKRKNVFTSPSFKEGMFEVQDASSQLVAPFLDLKDGMRVIDACAGAGGKTLHISALMHNKGKVIALDTEQWKLDELKKRARRAGCSNIETRIIDSSKAIKRMENSADRLLLDVPCSGLGVLRRNPDAKWKLSLEFIEKVKILQQKILHDYSLMLKKGGMMVYSTCSILPSENEKQIEKFILEQNGAFELVEQKTIFPSEGFDGFFIARIKKK
- a CDS encoding DoxX family protein, with protein sequence MKLFFLLLMALAYVVAGANHFVNPMMYKKIMPSWLPCHFALIYISGVCEIVFGLLLIPEYTRHMGAWLIIALLVAIFPANIQMMINFWNKNNPYLWIAIARLPLQILLIWWAWSYTK
- a CDS encoding T9SS type A sorting domain-containing protein, yielding MQSKTKSPLLTSPVRGGIIFLIMFFLYSLPNGEGWGGASFCSAQISGGGLHSLSICNDSTVRSWGYNNDGQLGIGDTIDKSTAQQVHGVGNVGFLTGITALATGGNPLEGISHSLALKYNGTVWAWGRNNHGQLGDGDTIRSWTPLQVHGFGNVGFLTGITTIAGGGYHTLAIKNDSTVWAWGRNNHGQLGVGDTNTSFTPVQVNLLTGITAIAGGWGNSLALKNDSTVWAWGQNYLGQLGLGDTTDRHTPVQISSLTGITAISAGGGHCLAIKNDSTAWAWGYNSFGQLGDSTNTDRHTPVQVLGLTSVIAVSVGAGHSLALKNDGTVWAWGFNQLGQLGDSTTTLNKNYPQQVNILTGISVISAGGGHSVALKNDSTVWAWGYNAQGQLGDGTTIQSAAPVQVIGLCPVSNAVNEIAEPISVSVFPNPSSGVFTVSGLQSAVYGLEIYNVFGELVFQTTVNPVGNNSNGVNRKQETVNLSSQPNGIYFLHIKTEQGSAVKKIIISH